The Oncorhynchus masou masou isolate Uvic2021 chromosome 14, UVic_Omas_1.1, whole genome shotgun sequence region TAGGAACCATGCCGGACGCCGCCACAAAGTGGTTCTTATACTGAGACTGAAAAATAGACAACGATTAAAGAGGGACTTCAAGATGTACAGAAATAATTAATGAGAAAAAGGGATCATTTAAAGCTAACAGAATAGATAGTGAGTGACAGTTTAATTACCTGGAAGGCTGACTTCATTGCTGACATGCGGTCTCCCATGGCTCCGGTAGGCTTGCTGTAGCCCTCATAGTTACCCATGGCAGCACCACCACTACGCTCCTGGAGAAACAACAAAATGTCAACAATTACCAATAGTTACACTATTATGCCCATCTACCAACAAGATAAAACACTACAAATAACACCATTTATGTTACAAATAGACATGGCCAACTCACAGAACTTTCAGCTCCCAATCCTGGCCTCTCTTTGTAGCCCAGACCACCTCCTCCAATGTTTAGCTTCTTCCCTTTGCCACCCTTGAAGCGTGATTTCCTGAACCAGGGATTCTGAGAGGAATACATCAAAGGAGGTCAGTAAAGACATCATATAAAATTAACCTTTCCAGAACCGTCCTCAATGGTCAGTCAGGGACATGTAGAATGGCTTACCTGCATTGCCAAGTCCATCAGCTCCTTAGAGACACTTTGATTGGCTCCCTCCAGGTTACGCACAAGGTCTCCTGCAAATGATGTGTCTTTACTGGTGAGAAGGGTGTAGGCAACACCCTTTTCTCCAGCACGACCAGTTCGGCcaattcggtgtgtgtgtgtgtcgatgtCCCGAGCCACGTCATAGTTCACTACTGTGCGTATTGAAGGGATATCCAGACCACGGGCTAGGGAGGAAATGACAAAGAAGGGGTGAATGATAGAATGACAAGTATGTAGGAGCACTGGAATTCAGGCAAAAACAATCAAATCATTGTCAGTGTCTGTGCAATCATACACAGATCTCTGATGATTGGAGCATTGTGCCACATTCATTCCCCACCCCTCGTCTGCAGCCCACCCCCACCTCACCTGCCACGTCGGTGGCCACCAGCACGGGCAGACTCTTCTTCTTGAAGTCAGCGATGACCTTGTTCCTCTCACTCTGGTCCATGTCTCCGTGCAGCAGGCCCAGGCTGTGGCCCTCCTGGGTCAGGTTGGTGGCCAGCTCTTCACAGTTGGCCTTCTTGGTGACGAAGATAAGTACAGAGCCAGAGGAGGTAAACTCCACCAGGCGGCGGGTCAGCCAGCCCCACTTCTCCACCCCACTGGGCATGATCTCCACTACCTGGGTCACATCCTCATTGGCCTggggaggaaggatggaggatTAAAGATCATTAGATGACTAAACTCCAGAAAATGTTCTGCCGCCAGCTGGTTGACTGTTCTGGCAATGTAGAACTTTAAATAAATGATAGAAGTGGCAATCAGAGGGTGTTAGAAGAGCCACGGGTCTGACCTCCCCGATGTCTCCCTGCACCACGCGGATGGGGTCCACCAGGATATCTCTAGCCAGCCTCTCAATCTTCTTACGGAAGGTGGCGCTGAACAGAAGAGCTGTGAGGACAGTAGTTAAGGTTCATAGGATGGGGAAATCTTGTCTAAAGCCTCTAACAagtgtacatgcacacacacacacacttactctgtCGATCAGGTCGGACATGGCTGGCAATGGATCTCACTTGATACTCTGAAAAAAGTTTCCAAAAGTATATGATATAAATAGGTGTCAAACCATCTTCAGTGAACAATCTTCTGGGCCTAGTGGTCATTGGGAACAAAAGAAAGAAGGGAAAGCCAACTTACCAAAGCCCATATCAAACATTCTATCTGCCTCATCAAACACCAGGTATGTCACTCTCTGCAGAGAGGTGGCCTTCTTTTTCACATGGTCAATCagacgaccctgtgtgaagaacaACATCCACAACCCAATAAGTGAAATGACCTCAGGGGATTATTTTCCTCCAATACATAAAGACTAAACACAGTCTACCACAGTGATTGTCAACTAGAGCTCTTACCGGGGTGCACACAACAATCTCTGCCCCCTCCTGAAGAGCCTTGGCCTGCTCCCACATGCTGCCTCCTCCATACACCGCCACCGAGCGCAGGGAGTAGGCTTTCCCAAAACGCTTACACTCCGCATGGATCTAGGAAGCACAACCATCATTTTCAGGGGCCCAATCAACTTTTTGTCATGGAAATGTTTTGTTCCTGACCCATCTCTCCCTGGCTGTCTTACCTGCTGACAGAGCTCCCTGGTGGGGCACACGATGACTGCGATAggcccctctccagtctccagttcCTTCTGGTCCATGATGTGAACTAGCATGGGCCAGATGAAGGCTGCAGTCTTGCCACTACCAGTTTTCGCAATGCCAATCATGTCACGCCCACTCAGGGCAATAGGAACTCCCTACAGGACAGATGGGGAAGAAAATACAGGTGAGGCCTATTTGCTACTAAAGCAATATGAAAGTACCAACAAAAGAAAAGACCTGCTTAGGTACCTGGCACTGAATAGGTGTTGGCTGAGTGTACTCCGACTTGCGGATTATATGCATCAGCTGCTCGTCAAACCCAAAGTGGGCAAAGCTGGTGGAGAGTTTAGGAGGGGCGGCACCAGACACCTACCAAAGTCAATGAAGCAAAATAAATAGACAAGGCTTTTGATTAAAGAGACAATGGGATCATACAACAGTTGTCTGTAAGTGGTATGTTGGCAAGGATTGTGTGGTTGGGTTTAGATGTGGTTGTATGTGTGCGTGTCCTTCTCCGGACACTTACCCGCAGGTTGAGTTTGTGTCTCAGCTCAAACACCTCGGTGCCTGTCAGGCTGAGAAGCTCCTCATGCTCGTTGTAGAAGTTCCTCTCAAAAGGTGGGTAGTCAATCTATAAGGGGATGACATAAATGTATGACCTCAGacactaaaataaaataaaaaatccaatTGACAAGATAACATAACCTCCTGCCTCAGATAGGTGCAGTATGCAGCTGTTACCTCAGAGTGGTCCATCGGGGGCAGGGGCATGATGATCTTCTTAGTGATGGGGGCAATGGGATTCCCATCACTGTCGTAGTCTATGTTCTCATCCTCGTCCTCTGCGGTCAGCCCAGCTGTGGGATTCTCTGCCATGTAGCGGAAGTAGGCTTCCTGCACAGAGCACAGCCGCATGAGTCAACCAGGGTCAGCTTAAACGCCTAATGTAGCACACATTCATGCAGGCACTCTTACCACTCTCATAACCGGGGGACATACATTTAAATACAATCAACGGTAAAATGCTCTGATGATCGCCCATATCAATGTCAGAGTCTAAGCCATTTTATGTTTTAACACTCAGTTTAAACCAGTCTTTgctttatttgggctgaaattgaTCAGTGTCAGATTTTATAACCCCCCTTCACAAAGTAGTAAGAACAGCAACAGTTAATAGTAAACATTCATTACAGTATGGCATATTGTAGAGATGATAAACTATTAATCAACATTCTAGTTTAGGCATGGGTatatgaaaaaaaatatatataattgacACCACAAGAATGCATGTAGATATCCAAGAAGGATAGGGCGAAGGATTCAACCTGCAATTGGGTTTGTTAGCATAGTGTGAGAGAGCGATAGagtaaaagagagaaaaaagagcaAGAGATGTGGTAGGTGGTGAGACTTGGCCATAGATGGGTCAGGAGGGGAGGTTGGGGTCTGGAGGCTCTCTGATCAGTAGTAAATTAGGAACGTTGGATGGATCACTTACTTGTTCATCTTCCTCTTCAATGTCATCACGTATACCCCTGTAAAAACAAGCGGAGAAAAAAAAACTTCCCTGCGACTCGTTTGTTCACCCATGATTCCCCACAACCTGTCTAATGTCACGCTTATCCCCTCCCTACAAAGTCGCCATTGCAAGGCAGGCTTGATGAGTTACCTACAGTATGGACCAACTGGGGAAATTTAAGGTAATTGAATGgcaagacagattatttcaaatGAGACATATCTCTGCTCCACAGTGGTGAATGATTGCAGTTGAAGTGGGAActttatatctacagtatcttaaTAACATGCTAGAGTTTTGGGATGAGAATAGATTAATAATTGAGACACTTGACTAATAACCATGGAAATATGTGCAAATCAATACACAGGTGAATGGGAAGAATATACTACACCTGCTTGCCTGGTGGCCTTGAATAGGGCCTTTGCTAATAATATTTTTGCTTATATTATTGACAAGGTCATTTTCAAGGCCCTAAGCTTAAAGGGTAGAAATTGAAGGGATCTTACTTTTCAACCTTCTTTTCCTTCTCTTTTTCCTCCAGTTTCTTCATGTCTTTGCTGCTTGGTCCTAGAGCAGACAAGAGGGTGAACAATAAACCCTCTGCAATATTTCCCAAAAGCTCTGTGACAATAACCCCAGATTTTAAACAGACAAACTATGGAGAAAATGTGTATATTCCATATGAGCCAGGTCTAAGAGGGGAATCCATGACTCACCTCCACTTGGGCCATGAAAGCATCCAGAGGATCATCCTCACTGTCTGAGCCCCCTCCAGACTGGAATTGTTGCCGTGTGGGGGAGTTCTCAGCTGGGATATATGGCAAATCTGTGCTGCTTGACTCCTCTTCATCATCTTCAAAATACCTGGGAATGGGTTAGGAAAGTTATCACCAGTCAAATGTAATTGAAATCAATGTAATACATCCTGCATAACTGGTTGATCACACAGCATATGAAGCACACCAAACCCAACCCCAAAGGAAAAACAAGTCTATACTCACGCATTCTCTTCATCAAAATTTGCTCTTTTTGTTCCTATCTTGTAGAATGCAGGGAGTTGCTGGTTCTTGCCATAACCTCCAGCTGTCCCTGCGCCTCCGAAGGACGTGTGGGATTTCTGAGGCACGCAGttcttctttctttcctcctcctcctccaccaccaccaaggGAAAATCCTCCAAAACCGAACCCTCGCTTACCACTTGGGCCACCCTTGCTCCAGTTCATAGCTGTCCTACAGAAGTAAGGGGAAAAGAAAATAATCACATTTGGTATTTGACTGTTGTAGATTGCTGTTGCATTCCAGTCCATTCATCGCAGGCCTTGTGTCACCCACAAACGTCTGCTAAATGCTAATAATCTCGTAAATCACTGTCTGGGGGATGTCAAAGATTATCTGTGGCTTCTGGCAAATGAAGATATAAAATATTGCATTAATCTGTGTCTAGCTAATGCTAGATGCTAATCTCATTAATTGGCTACATTAAACGAGCTAACGTTAGCATGCTACGCTTCTCTAGGGCCGCAGCAGCACGACGAAGAAGTGGGTGTGTGACAAATGATTGACTGAGCAAATATGGCTTGTCAAAGGATATTTGCAAAATCAGTTAAATCTGGTGTACGTTAAACACTATAAACTAACCTCGTGGTTTCATGTACTGTTTATTTACCTGTTTTCACCACCAAGAAAGATCTGTTTACCACTGCCAAATCTCACAGCGCAACTCGAAAGTGTTTTGCGTCATTACCGTGTGTAGACGTAGATTACGCGCGACGGATTGCGTCTCACAACAACGAACCAATCAACGCAAACATGTGACATTAGTTACA contains the following coding sequences:
- the ddx42 gene encoding LOW QUALITY PROTEIN: ATP-dependent RNA helicase DDX42 (The sequence of the model RefSeq protein was modified relative to this genomic sequence to represent the inferred CDS: inserted 2 bases in 1 codon), with amino-acid sequence MNWSKGGPSGKRGFGFGGFSLGGGGGGGGKKEEXCVPQKSHTSFGGAGTAGGYGKNQQLPAFYKIGTKRANFDEENAYFEDDEEESSSTDLPYIPAENSPTRQQFQSGGGSDSEDDPLDAFMAQVEVRPSSKDMKKLEEKEKEKKVEKGIRDDIEEEDEQEAYFRYMAENPTAGLTAEDEDENIDYDSDGNPIAPITKKIIMPLPPMDHSEIDYPPFERNFYNEHEELLSLTGTEVFELRHKLNLRVSGAAPPKLSTSFAHFGFDEQLMHIIRKSEYTQPTPIQCQGVPIALSGRDMIGIAKTGSGKTAAFIWPMLVHIMDQKELETGEGPIAVIVCPTRELCQQIHAECKRFGKAYSLRSVAVYGGGSMWEQAKALQEGAEIVVCTPGRLIDHVKKKATSLQRVTYLVFDEADRMFDMGFEYQVRSIASHVRPDRQTLLFSATFRKKIERLARDILVDPIRVVQGDIGEANEDVTQVVEIMPSGVEKWGWLTRRLVEFTSSGSVLIFVTKKANCEELATNLTQEGHSLGLLHGDMDQSERNKVIADFKKKSLPVLVATDVAARGLDIPSIRTVVNYDVARDIDTHTHRIGRTGRAGEKGVAYTLLTSKDTSFAGDLVRNLEGANQSVSKELMDLAMQNPWFRKSRFKGGKGKKLNIGGGGLGYKERPGLGAESSERSGGAAMGNYEGYSKPTGAMGDRMSAMKSAFQSQYKNHFVAASGMVPKLTTKSSSSSGWTSAGSLSSVPTGAPEGPDRPRGPPSLAMAPPAALGMGTKMAGFTSAGSLSSVSDSQATAPQGNAAPPSPREGPRDRHVDDRSRHGDGHYRDRRDRSERHSGGGERHSGGGERDRYGERDRHADRDRYGDKDRHGSSGRHGDSRNGEGSRRDRERDDCRGDRESGDRAGSEGRGDRAEGKGDREEDSFAVPDPPKRKKSRWDN